The Lactobacillus sp. CBA3605 genome contains a region encoding:
- the rplW gene encoding 50S ribosomal protein L23, with product MEARDVILRPVVTEASMANLDDKRYTFDVNVQATKTQVKKAIEEIFDVKVVKVNVMNVKGKLKRQGRYAGYTKKRRKAIVTLTPDSNEIKLFNDDQQ from the coding sequence ATGGAAGCACGCGATGTAATTTTACGCCCTGTAGTTACTGAAGCATCAATGGCTAACTTGGATGACAAGCGTTATACCTTTGATGTCAACGTACAGGCAACAAAAACACAAGTTAAAAAGGCTATTGAAGAAATCTTCGATGTCAAAGTCGTTAAAGTTAACGTGATGAACGTTAAAGGTAAGTTAAAGCGTCAAGGTCGTTACGCCGGCTACACTAAGAAGCGTCGTAAGGCAATTGTTACCTTAACTCCTGACTCAAACGAAATTAAGTTGTTCAACGACGATCAACAATAA
- the rplR gene encoding 50S ribosomal protein L18, protein MTIVITKPDKNKTRQRRHARVRGKISGTAERPRLNVYRSNKNIYAQVIDDVEGVTLASASTLDSEVTGNTKTEQAASVGEVVAKRAAEKKIADVVFDRGGYLYHGRVQVLAEAARENGLKF, encoded by the coding sequence GTGACTATTGTGATTACAAAACCAGATAAGAATAAGACCCGCCAACGTCGTCACGCACGTGTTCGCGGTAAGATTTCTGGTACTGCTGAGCGCCCACGCTTAAATGTTTATCGTTCAAACAAAAACATCTACGCTCAAGTTATTGATGATGTAGAGGGTGTAACGCTCGCAAGTGCCTCAACATTAGATAGCGAAGTAACAGGCAACACAAAGACCGAACAGGCTGCTTCTGTTGGTGAAGTCGTTGCAAAACGTGCTGCCGAAAAGAAGATTGCTGACGTTGTCTTCGATCGTGGCGGTTACTTATATCACGGCCGGGTTCAGGTTTTAGCTGAAGCTGCTCGTGAAAACGGACTTAAATTCTAA
- a CDS encoding type Z 30S ribosomal protein S14: MAKKSQIAKQKRGAKFNVQNYTRCERCGRPHSVYRKFHLCRICLRDLAHKGQIPGMKKASW; the protein is encoded by the coding sequence TTGGCTAAAAAATCACAAATTGCTAAACAAAAGCGTGGCGCAAAGTTTAATGTTCAAAACTATACTCGTTGCGAACGTTGTGGTCGTCCACATTCAGTTTACCGTAAATTCCACTTGTGCCGTATCTGCTTACGTGACCTGGCCCACAAAGGTCAAATCCCTGGCATGAAAAAGGCCAGCTGGTAA
- the rpsC gene encoding 30S ribosomal protein S3, translating into MGQKVNPTGLRVGIIRDWEAKWYAEKDFATYLNEDLRIRKYIEQRLADASVSTVEIERAANRVNISIHTAKPGMVIGKGGSEVEALRKELNNLTGKRVHINIIEIKKPDLDAKLVGESIARQLEGRVAFRRAMRGAMQRTMRSGAKGIKTQVAGRLNGADMSRVETYSDGTVPLHTLRADIDYAWVEARTTYGKLGVKTWIYRGEILPEKKSADKGGK; encoded by the coding sequence GTGGGTCAAAAAGTAAATCCAACCGGATTACGTGTAGGAATCATTCGCGACTGGGAAGCAAAATGGTACGCTGAAAAAGATTTTGCAACCTATTTGAACGAAGATTTACGCATCCGTAAGTATATCGAACAACGACTTGCCGACGCTTCCGTCTCCACCGTTGAAATCGAACGCGCTGCAAATCGCGTGAACATTTCAATCCATACCGCTAAACCAGGGATGGTTATCGGTAAGGGTGGTTCTGAAGTAGAAGCACTTCGTAAAGAATTAAACAATTTAACTGGTAAACGTGTACACATCAACATCATCGAAATCAAGAAACCTGATTTAGATGCTAAATTAGTTGGTGAAAGTATTGCCCGTCAATTGGAAGGCCGTGTCGCTTTCCGTCGTGCAATGCGCGGTGCTATGCAACGTACAATGCGTTCCGGTGCTAAAGGTATTAAGACACAAGTCGCAGGCCGTTTGAACGGTGCTGATATGTCACGTGTTGAAACATACTCAGATGGTACGGTTCCATTGCATACCTTACGTGCGGATATTGATTACGCATGGGTTGAAGCTCGTACAACGTACGGTAAGCTTGGCGTTAAGACATGGATCTACCGTGGCGAAATCTTGCCAGAAAAGAAATCTGCAGATAAAGGAGGAAAATAA
- the rpsE gene encoding 30S ribosomal protein S5: MTFIDPSKLDLDDNVVAINRITKVVKGGRRLRFAALVIVGDHKGHVGFGTGKAQEVPEAIRKASEAAKKNLITVPMVGTTIPHAALGVYGGGRIMLKPAVEGSGVAAGGAVRAVMELAGIDDVTSKRLGSNTPVNVVRATFEGLKSLKKAEQIAALRGVSVEHLAE, encoded by the coding sequence ATGACTTTCATTGATCCATCAAAATTAGATCTTGACGATAATGTTGTTGCCATTAACCGGATTACTAAAGTTGTTAAAGGTGGTCGTCGTCTACGGTTTGCTGCATTGGTAATCGTTGGTGACCACAAAGGACACGTTGGTTTCGGTACTGGTAAAGCGCAAGAAGTTCCTGAAGCCATTCGGAAAGCTTCCGAAGCTGCTAAAAAGAACTTGATCACTGTACCAATGGTCGGTACAACCATTCCTCATGCAGCCCTTGGTGTTTACGGCGGTGGCCGCATTATGCTTAAGCCTGCTGTTGAAGGTTCCGGTGTTGCCGCTGGTGGCGCCGTTCGTGCCGTTATGGAATTAGCCGGTATTGATGATGTGACAAGTAAGCGTCTCGGCTCAAATACGCCTGTTAACGTTGTTCGTGCAACGTTTGAAGGTTTAAAGAGCTTGAAGAAAGCAGAACAAATTGCTGCTTTACGTGGCGTTTCAGTTGAACATTTAGCTGAATAG
- the rpmD gene encoding 50S ribosomal protein L30: MAQLKITLVRSAAHRLPKQRKIVQELGLNRVNSSVLKPDDAATRGAIFHIAHLIDVEVIK; encoded by the coding sequence ATGGCTCAATTAAAGATCACTTTAGTGCGCAGTGCGGCTCATCGTCTTCCTAAGCAACGTAAAATTGTTCAGGAACTTGGTTTAAACCGAGTTAACAGCTCAGTTCTAAAACCTGATGACGCGGCAACTCGCGGTGCAATCTTCCACATCGCTCATTTAATTGATGTTGAAGTAATCAAATAA
- the rplP gene encoding 50S ribosomal protein L16 has translation MLVPKRVKFRRVHRGKMRGEAKGGKSVAFGDYGLQTLESHWISNRQIEAARVAMNRYMKRGGKVWIKIFPHKSYTEKGVGVRMGNGKGTPAGWVAPVKRNKVMFEVGGVSEEVAREALRLASTKLPVKTKIIKREEVGGESDEG, from the coding sequence ATGCTAGTACCTAAACGGGTAAAATTCCGTCGTGTTCATCGTGGTAAAATGCGCGGTGAAGCTAAAGGCGGTAAATCAGTTGCATTCGGTGATTATGGTTTACAAACACTAGAATCACACTGGATTAGTAACCGGCAGATTGAAGCTGCTCGTGTTGCTATGAACCGTTACATGAAGCGTGGCGGTAAAGTATGGATTAAGATTTTCCCTCACAAGTCCTACACTGAAAAAGGTGTCGGCGTGCGGATGGGTAATGGGAAAGGTACTCCTGCAGGTTGGGTTGCTCCAGTAAAACGTAACAAAGTTATGTTTGAAGTCGGCGGCGTATCTGAAGAAGTTGCTCGCGAAGCTTTACGCTTAGCAAGTACTAAGTTACCTGTAAAAACTAAGATCATTAAGCGCGAGGAAGTAGGTGGCGAATCAGATGAAGGCTAA
- the rplF gene encoding 50S ribosomal protein L6, with product MSRIGYKVIELPAGVEVSQAGEVVTVKGPKGTLTRNISSDITMSVEGNEVKFTRPSDDYKMKAVHGTTRANVNNMVEGVTKGFAKNLQLVGVGYRAQLQGKKLVLSVGYSHPVEFETPENLTIEVPDNTHINILGIGKQAVGDFAAEVRAVRSPEPYKGKGIRYVDEYVRRKEGKTGK from the coding sequence GTGAGTCGTATTGGTTATAAAGTAATTGAACTACCCGCTGGGGTAGAGGTATCACAAGCTGGTGAAGTGGTCACAGTTAAGGGTCCTAAGGGAACATTAACTCGGAACATTTCCAGTGATATCACGATGTCAGTTGAAGGCAATGAAGTTAAATTCACTCGCCCATCTGATGACTATAAGATGAAGGCAGTGCACGGAACTACTCGTGCTAATGTCAACAACATGGTTGAAGGGGTTACTAAAGGCTTTGCTAAGAATCTTCAATTGGTCGGTGTTGGTTACCGTGCCCAATTGCAAGGTAAGAAATTAGTATTAAGCGTTGGTTATTCACATCCTGTTGAATTCGAAACACCTGAAAACTTGACAATTGAAGTTCCTGACAACACACATATCAATATCCTTGGTATTGGTAAGCAAGCTGTTGGCGATTTTGCTGCCGAAGTTCGGGCCGTTCGCTCACCTGAACCTTACAAAGGTAAAGGGATTCGTTACGTCGATGAATATGTTCGTCGTAAGGAAGGTAAGACTGGTAAATAA
- the rplX gene encoding 50S ribosomal protein L24 produces the protein MLIKTGDKVRVISGKDRGQEGTIKKVISAKNRVVVEGVNKIKKHQKPTNVNPQGGIVDIEAPIDASNVMFLDPSNNEPTRLGVRREDGKRVRFSKKSGNALEN, from the coding sequence ATGTTGATTAAAACTGGTGATAAAGTTCGTGTAATCAGCGGTAAGGATCGTGGTCAAGAAGGTACTATTAAAAAAGTTATCTCTGCCAAGAACCGTGTCGTTGTTGAAGGTGTTAACAAGATTAAGAAACACCAAAAACCAACGAATGTTAACCCACAAGGCGGTATCGTTGATATCGAAGCACCAATTGATGCTTCTAACGTTATGTTCCTTGACCCATCAAACAACGAACCTACCCGTTTAGGTGTCCGTCGCGAAGATGGTAAGCGTGTCCGTTTCTCAAAAAAGAGCGGCAACGCTTTAGAAAACTAA
- the rpsJ gene encoding 30S ribosomal protein S10, with translation MAKQKIRIRLKAYEHRILDQSADKIVETAKRTGATISGPIPLPTERTIYTVLRSPHKFKDSREQFEMRTHKRLIDIVNPTPKTVDSLMKLDLPSGVDIEIKL, from the coding sequence ATGGCAAAACAAAAAATTCGTATTCGCTTAAAGGCGTACGAACACCGTATTCTTGATCAGTCAGCTGACAAGATTGTCGAAACGGCAAAGAGAACTGGTGCTACTATTTCAGGCCCAATTCCCTTACCAACTGAACGGACTATTTATACCGTTCTACGTTCACCACATAAGTTTAAGGACTCACGTGAACAATTCGAAATGCGGACTCATAAGCGATTAATCGATATCGTTAACCCAACGCCTAAGACAGTCGATTCATTAATGAAATTAGACTTGCCTAGCGGTGTAGATATTGAAATCAAGCTTTAA
- the rplB gene encoding 50S ribosomal protein L2, with translation MGIKKYKPTTNGRRNMTASDFAEITKTKPEKSLLDSQSHTAGRNSYGHITVRHRGGGHKQQYRLVDFKRIKDEVSATVKAIEYDPNRTANIALLVYADGVKSYILAPKGLEVGMQVQSGVEADIKVGNALPLTNIPVGTVIHNIELKPGKGGQMARSAGASAQLLGKEGKYAIVRLSSGEVRLVLLTGRATIGTVGNEQHELINSGKAGRSRWQGKRPTVRGSVMNPNDHPHGGGEGKAPIGHPSPMSPWGKKTLGKKTRNKKARSNKLIVRGRRPGKH, from the coding sequence GTGGGTATTAAGAAGTATAAACCAACCACTAACGGCCGTCGTAATATGACTGCTTCTGATTTCGCCGAAATTACTAAGACGAAACCTGAAAAGTCATTATTAGACTCACAAAGTCATACGGCTGGTCGTAACAGTTATGGTCACATTACTGTTCGTCATCGTGGCGGTGGTCATAAGCAACAATACCGTTTGGTTGACTTTAAGCGGATTAAAGATGAAGTTTCTGCAACGGTTAAAGCAATCGAATATGATCCAAACCGGACAGCTAACATTGCCTTATTGGTATATGCTGATGGTGTAAAATCATATATTTTAGCACCAAAGGGTTTAGAAGTTGGTATGCAAGTTCAATCAGGTGTTGAAGCTGACATCAAAGTTGGGAATGCTTTACCATTAACTAACATCCCAGTTGGTACTGTTATCCATAACATCGAACTGAAACCCGGTAAGGGTGGCCAAATGGCCCGTTCAGCTGGTGCGTCTGCTCAATTACTTGGTAAGGAAGGCAAGTACGCTATCGTACGTTTGTCTTCTGGTGAAGTTCGTTTAGTTCTATTAACTGGCCGTGCTACTATTGGTACTGTTGGTAATGAACAACATGAATTAATCAACTCAGGTAAGGCTGGTCGTTCACGTTGGCAAGGCAAACGTCCAACAGTTCGTGGTTCTGTAATGAACCCTAACGATCACCCTCATGGTGGTGGTGAAGGTAAGGCTCCAATCGGTCATCCATCGCCAATGTCACCATGGGGTAAGAAAACCCTTGGTAAGAAGACTCGTAACAAGAAAGCTCGTTCAAACAAGCTTATCGTTCGTGGTCGTCGTCCAGGTAAACATTAA
- the rplE gene encoding 50S ribosomal protein L5 gives MENRLKAQYEKEIVPALVDKFNYTSVMQVPKLAKIVLNMGVGDAVTNAKNLDEAVEELTLIAGQKPLVTRAKKSIAGFRLREGMAIGAKVDLRGERMYDFLDKLINVSLPRVRDFHGVSTRSFDGRGNYTLGVREQLIFPEINYDNVNRVRGLDIVLVTTADSDEESRELLTQFGMPFAK, from the coding sequence ATGGAAAACCGTTTAAAAGCTCAATATGAAAAAGAAATCGTCCCAGCATTAGTTGACAAGTTTAATTACACTTCAGTAATGCAAGTACCTAAGCTGGCAAAGATTGTTTTGAACATGGGTGTTGGTGATGCAGTCACTAATGCTAAGAACTTAGACGAAGCCGTTGAAGAATTGACTTTGATCGCGGGCCAAAAACCTTTGGTTACTCGTGCAAAGAAATCTATCGCTGGTTTCCGTCTTCGTGAAGGTATGGCAATTGGTGCCAAAGTTGACTTACGTGGTGAACGTATGTATGACTTCTTGGATAAATTGATCAATGTATCATTACCACGTGTTCGTGACTTCCATGGTGTAAGCACTCGTTCATTTGATGGGCGCGGTAACTACACATTGGGTGTCCGTGAACAATTGATCTTCCCAGAAATCAACTATGATAATGTTAACCGTGTACGCGGTTTGGACATTGTACTCGTAACGACAGCTGATAGTGATGAAGAATCACGTGAGTTGTTAACTCAATTTGGCATGCCATTTGCTAAATAA
- the rpsQ gene encoding 30S ribosomal protein S17: MSEDTRNSRKVIQGRVVSDKMDKTIVVVRETYKNHPVYGKRVRYSKKYKAHDENNDAHVGDIVRIMETRPLSATKRFRLLDVVQKAVII; the protein is encoded by the coding sequence ATGAGTGAAGATACTCGTAACAGCCGCAAGGTTATCCAAGGACGCGTTGTTTCAGATAAGATGGACAAAACCATCGTTGTTGTCCGTGAAACATACAAGAATCATCCTGTTTACGGCAAGCGCGTTCGTTATTCAAAGAAGTACAAAGCACATGATGAAAATAATGATGCTCACGTTGGCGATATCGTCCGGATCATGGAAACTCGTCCTCTATCAGCTACAAAGCGTTTCCGCTTACTTGACGTCGTTCAAAAAGCTGTTATTATCTAG
- the rplV gene encoding 50S ribosomal protein L22 has translation MAEQVTSARATAKTVRIAARKVRLVVDLIRGKSVAEALAILKFTPRGGSPVVEKVLLSAVANAENNFDLDREDLVVSEAFVNEGATLKRFRPRAKGSASPINKRTSHITITVTEK, from the coding sequence ATGGCTGAACAAGTAACATCTGCACGCGCAACTGCAAAAACTGTTCGTATCGCCGCTCGTAAGGTCCGCCTAGTTGTCGATCTTATCAGAGGTAAAAGCGTTGCCGAAGCATTAGCAATTTTAAAGTTCACTCCTCGGGGTGGCTCACCAGTAGTCGAAAAAGTACTACTATCAGCAGTCGCTAACGCTGAAAATAACTTTGACTTAGATCGTGAAGATTTAGTTGTCAGTGAAGCTTTCGTCAACGAAGGCGCAACCCTAAAACGGTTCCGTCCTCGTGCTAAAGGCTCAGCTTCACCAATCAACAAACGGACTAGCCACATTACGATCACAGTTACTGAAAAATAG
- the rplN gene encoding 50S ribosomal protein L14 has translation MIQQESRLKVADNSGAREILTIKVLGGSGRKTANIGDVIVATVKQATPGGVVKAHDVVKAVIVRTKSGVHRTDGSYIKFDENAAVIIRDDKTPQGTRIFGPVARELRDKDFMRIVSLAPEVL, from the coding sequence GTGATCCAACAAGAAAGTCGTTTAAAAGTTGCTGACAATTCCGGTGCCCGTGAAATCCTAACTATTAAAGTTTTAGGTGGTTCAGGTCGTAAGACTGCTAATATCGGTGATGTTATCGTTGCTACGGTCAAACAAGCAACACCCGGTGGTGTTGTCAAAGCTCATGATGTTGTTAAAGCAGTTATTGTCCGGACTAAGTCTGGTGTTCACCGGACTGATGGTTCATACATCAAATTCGATGAAAATGCTGCAGTTATTATCCGTGATGACAAGACACCTCAAGGTACTCGTATCTTTGGCCCTGTCGCTCGTGAATTACGTGATAAAGACTTCATGCGTATCGTTTCATTAGCCCCAGAAGTTCTGTAA
- the rplO gene encoding 50S ribosomal protein L15 yields MKLHELTPSEGSRFSRRRIGRGDSSGQGKTSGRGQKGQKARSKVRVGFEGGQMPLYRRIPKRGFTNINRKEYAVVNLDGLNRFDDGAEVTPESLKEAGLVKKSSAVKVLGNGKLDKKLTVKASKFSETAVKAIEAAGGKTEVI; encoded by the coding sequence ATGAAGTTACATGAATTAACACCGAGTGAAGGTTCACGTTTTTCACGCCGTCGGATTGGTCGTGGCGATTCAAGTGGCCAAGGTAAAACTTCTGGTCGTGGTCAAAAAGGCCAAAAGGCGCGTAGTAAAGTACGTGTAGGGTTCGAAGGTGGCCAAATGCCATTGTACCGTCGGATTCCAAAACGTGGATTTACTAATATCAACCGTAAGGAATATGCGGTTGTTAATCTTGATGGCTTAAACCGTTTTGATGATGGTGCTGAAGTAACACCAGAATCATTAAAGGAAGCTGGCTTGGTTAAAAAGAGTTCTGCTGTTAAAGTTCTTGGTAATGGTAAACTCGACAAAAAGTTAACAGTTAAGGCAAGCAAGTTCTCCGAAACTGCCGTTAAGGCAATCGAAGCTGCTGGCGGTAAAACTGAGGTGATTTAA
- the rplD gene encoding 50S ribosomal protein L4 — MTSVALYKQDGTQNGDVTLNDAVFGVEPNENVVFDAILMQRASLRQGTHAVKNRSARRGGGRKPWRQKGTGRARQGSIRSPQWRKGGIVFGPTPRSYSYKLPKKVMRLALKSVLSQKVLDNSLVAVEGLAFDAPKTKEFANVLNNLNVDTKTLVLVEEDNEKAALAGRNLPNVKILKAKGVNVLDVANSDKLVVTQKALDQLGEALA; from the coding sequence ATGACTAGCGTAGCATTATACAAACAAGACGGTACGCAAAATGGTGACGTTACTTTAAACGATGCAGTGTTTGGTGTTGAACCAAACGAAAACGTTGTTTTTGACGCCATCTTGATGCAACGAGCATCATTGCGTCAAGGAACTCACGCCGTTAAAAACCGGAGTGCTCGTCGCGGTGGTGGTCGTAAACCATGGCGTCAAAAGGGTACTGGTCGGGCGCGTCAAGGTTCTATCCGTTCACCACAATGGCGTAAAGGTGGGATTGTCTTTGGACCAACTCCACGTTCATATAGCTACAAATTACCAAAGAAGGTTATGCGCTTAGCTTTGAAGTCTGTCCTTTCTCAAAAGGTCTTAGACAATAGCTTAGTTGCTGTTGAAGGCTTAGCTTTCGACGCACCTAAGACTAAAGAATTTGCTAACGTACTAAATAACCTCAATGTCGACACCAAGACACTTGTTTTGGTTGAAGAGGACAATGAAAAGGCTGCTTTGGCAGGTCGTAACTTACCAAATGTTAAGATCCTAAAAGCCAAAGGTGTTAACGTACTAGATGTTGCTAACAGTGACAAATTAGTCGTTACCCAAAAAGCCCTCGATCAATTAGGGGAGGCGCTCGCATAA
- the rpmC gene encoding 50S ribosomal protein L29 yields MKAKEIKALSTTEMLEKEKSYKDELFNLRFQLATGQLENTARLKQVRKNIARIKTALREQELNK; encoded by the coding sequence ATGAAGGCTAAGGAAATTAAAGCATTGTCCACTACTGAAATGCTCGAAAAAGAAAAGTCTTACAAAGACGAACTTTTCAACTTGCGTTTTCAATTGGCCACCGGTCAGCTTGAAAACACCGCTCGTTTAAAACAAGTTCGTAAGAATATCGCACGTATCAAAACTGCGTTGCGTGAACAAGAATTAAACAAGTAG
- the rpsH gene encoding 30S ribosomal protein S8 has translation MMTDPIADFLTRIRNANMVRHDSLEVPASKIKRNIAEILKNEGFVRDVEYMDDDKQGIIRVFLKYGKDNERVISGLKRISKPGLRSYVKADAVPKVLNGLGIAIISTSEGVITDKEARAKKLGGEVLAYVW, from the coding sequence ATGATGACTGATCCAATCGCAGATTTCTTGACTCGTATTCGTAACGCTAACATGGTACGTCACGACTCATTAGAAGTTCCTGCATCAAAAATCAAACGCAACATTGCTGAAATTTTAAAGAATGAAGGCTTTGTTCGCGACGTTGAATATATGGATGATGACAAACAGGGCATTATCCGTGTCTTCTTGAAGTATGGTAAAGACAACGAACGTGTAATTAGTGGTTTGAAGCGTATTTCAAAACCAGGTTTACGTTCATACGTTAAAGCTGATGCCGTTCCTAAAGTTTTAAATGGTTTAGGTATTGCTATCATTTCAACTTCAGAAGGCGTAATTACTGATAAAGAAGCTCGCGCTAAGAAACTTGGCGGCGAAGTTTTAGCTTACGTTTGGTAA
- the rpsS gene encoding 30S ribosomal protein S19, which produces MGRSLKKGPFADAHLLKKIDAQSGSDKKSVIKTWSRRSTIFPSFIGYTIAVYDGRKHVPVYVQDDMVGHKLGEFVPTRTFHGHGTDDKTTK; this is translated from the coding sequence ATGGGTCGTAGTTTAAAGAAGGGACCTTTCGCAGATGCGCATTTATTGAAAAAAATCGATGCACAGTCTGGTTCCGACAAGAAATCCGTCATTAAGACGTGGTCACGTCGTTCAACAATTTTCCCAAGTTTCATTGGTTACACTATCGCTGTTTATGATGGGCGTAAGCATGTCCCAGTTTATGTCCAAGATGATATGGTTGGTCATAAGTTAGGTGAATTTGTACCTACACGGACATTCCATGGTCATGGTACAGACGATAAGACAACGAAGTAA
- the rplC gene encoding 50S ribosomal protein L3, with product MTTKGILGKKVGMTQVFTEAGELIPVTVIETQPNVVLQVKTVENDGYEAIQLGVDDKREVLSNKPAQGHAAKAKTAPKRFIREIRNVELGDYTVGDEVKADIFAVGDAVDVTGITKGHGYQGNIHKDGQSRGPMSHGSRYHRRPGSLGAIINRVFKGKKLPGRMGNHQRTMQNLQIVRADVENNVLLIKGNVPGVNKSFVIIKTSVKSK from the coding sequence ATGACCACTAAAGGAATCTTAGGGAAAAAGGTAGGAATGACGCAAGTCTTCACTGAAGCCGGGGAATTAATCCCAGTTACAGTTATCGAAACTCAACCCAACGTTGTCTTGCAAGTTAAAACTGTTGAAAATGACGGTTACGAAGCAATTCAATTAGGTGTTGACGATAAGCGTGAAGTCTTAAGCAACAAACCTGCTCAAGGTCATGCAGCAAAAGCAAAAACGGCTCCTAAGCGCTTCATTCGTGAAATTCGTAATGTTGAGCTTGGAGATTACACAGTAGGTGACGAAGTCAAGGCTGATATCTTTGCAGTCGGTGACGCCGTTGACGTTACGGGTATCACTAAAGGTCATGGTTACCAAGGTAATATCCATAAAGATGGTCAAAGTCGTGGACCTATGTCTCATGGGTCTCGTTACCATCGTCGTCCTGGTTCATTAGGTGCTATTATTAACCGGGTCTTCAAAGGTAAGAAATTACCAGGCCGGATGGGTAATCACCAACGGACGATGCAAAACTTGCAAATCGTTCGTGCTGATGTTGAAAACAACGTCTTATTAATTAAAGGGAATGTCCCTGGCGTTAACAAGTCATTTGTTATCATTAAAACATCTGTAAAAAGTAAATAA